Genomic DNA from Hymenobacter jejuensis:
ATTTAGCATAGGAATTTCATTACCCTAAAAATCATGATAATAGTATACATTTGCATATAAAACATTTGAAATTAAACATTAGGTAATTATGCCTGCTACAGTAGCTGATCGCTTTGCCATTTTGGTTCAGGATCTTGGAATCTCAAAGAACGCTTTTGCAAAATCACTAGGACGCACTGCAACGGTCATTCAGCACCTCATTGATGGGCGAAATAAGCCAGGATTTGATCTGCTGGAAGTTTTGTTCACAGTTTATCCAAATGTTTCTAAGGATTGGTTGTTGCTTGGGGTAGGCGAACCGTATATTGATCATTTGAATAATTATCCAAATGATGCAGAAGCAAAGAATCTGCCCACAGCCATTAATAGGCCTTTGACACTACTACCACAGCAAGAACAAAGTGTGCCCACGACTATAGAAAATCGTGAGATACCGAAACCGGAAGCTGCACTTCCGGTTTCGGCGACAATAAATGCTACGCCACCTACACCCAGTACAGCGCCAGATCTTTCAGACGCTCAGCGTAGCACAACAGCACCCACTTTACCAATTGCAAGTGCTCCGGCACCTGTCCCTGGGGCCGACACCAGCTTGCAAGCAGCGCTATATGCTCAGCAGCTTTCACATCAACTGGCTTTGGCCGAGATGCGCAATCAGCACCTCTTGGATCAGCAGCGGTTGATGCAACAAATGCTGGACCTCATGCAGCGTCAGCTTTCTAAGTAACCGAATTAAGCAAGAATGATGTTGGAATATACCCAAAAGGGCCCACTGTACATGCAGTGAGCCCTTTTGGGTATACGGTTGCTTAGTTTAGTAACTGCCTAGTGCTGAAATACTTCCACGCCCATTTCCTCCGCTTCCATAAGGTTCTGGGGGTTCACGGAGGTGAGGCGTAGGCGCTTCAACTCGCCTACCAACAGCGGATCGTATTTGGCGGCTACGCGGATGTAGTTGGGCGTGAAGCCTTCCATTTGACCATTTGTTACATCGTCTTCGAACAACACTTCTGTTTCGAGGCCCGCGTGCTGCTCGTAGAAATAGCGCTTTTTCTTTTCTGAAAGCGAACGCAGCATGGTGGTACGGCGATGGCGCTCGCCGTCGTGTACGCGGCCGGGCAGGGTAGGCGCCAGCGTATTGCTCCGCTCAGAATAAGGAAATACGTGTAAATAACTGATATCCAAATCGTTGAGAAAACGATAGGTTTCCAGGAAATCCTCTTCTGTTTCGCCAGGGAAGCCCACGATCACATCGACCCCGATGCAGGCGTGGGGCATCACTTCCTTGATCAGCGCAACGCGCTCGGCGTACAGAGCACGGCGATAGCGGCGGCGCATCAAACCCAGAATCTTATCGGAACCACTCTGCAACGGGATGTGAAAGTGCGGCATAAAGCGCCGTGACTGTGCCACAAAACGAATAATATCGTCGGTGAGCAAGTTGGGTTCGCAACTGCTGATGCGGAAGCGGTTGATGCCTTCCACATTGTCCAGGGCCTGCACCAGATCGTAAAAGTTTTCCAGCCGCTCGCGCTCCGGGCCCTGTAGCCCAAAGTCGCCGAGGTTGACGCCGGTCAGCACGATCTCCTTAACGC
This window encodes:
- the mtaB gene encoding tRNA (N(6)-L-threonylcarbamoyladenosine(37)-C(2))-methylthiotransferase MtaB; translation: METKSVAFYTLGCKLNFSETSAIGRQFEERGFQKVAFEDAADIYVINTCSVTDHADRKCRKVVKEALKHNPEAFVTIVGCYAQLKPQDIAEIPGVHAVLGAAEKFQLVDILAGFEKPEKGQVYASPISEATEFHPAHSFGDRTRTFLKVQDGCDYSCSFCTIPLARGKSRSGSVASVVERVEKLAETGVKEIVLTGVNLGDFGLQGPERERLENFYDLVQALDNVEGINRFRISSCEPNLLTDDIIRFVAQSRRFMPHFHIPLQSGSDKILGLMRRRYRRALYAERVALIKEVMPHACIGVDVIVGFPGETEEDFLETYRFLNDLDISYLHVFPYSERSNTLAPTLPGRVHDGERHRRTTMLRSLSEKKKRYFYEQHAGLETEVLFEDDVTNGQMEGFTPNYIRVAAKYDPLLVGELKRLRLTSVNPQNLMEAEEMGVEVFQH